A stretch of Ectothiorhodospiraceae bacterium BW-2 DNA encodes these proteins:
- a CDS encoding DUF2170 family protein encodes MVSAKLQQLLETLEGATTENGLAMSVSVVDEIEELLQVTIEGREEFPIMVDIDEEQITCTVNLWSEEEVIADKMDEMIQSMLMANIPMPLSAFGKTGSMFQLFGAMSVNTIMENVIQELSLLSDNTLDAFDALGVYLKK; translated from the coding sequence TTGGTGAGTGCCAAACTGCAACAGTTATTGGAGACCTTAGAGGGCGCGACGACCGAAAACGGTCTGGCTATGAGCGTGAGTGTGGTCGATGAGATAGAGGAGCTGCTTCAAGTGACCATTGAGGGTCGGGAGGAGTTTCCGATAATGGTCGATATTGATGAGGAGCAGATTACCTGTACCGTTAACCTGTGGAGCGAGGAGGAGGTCATAGCGGACAAGATGGATGAGATGATCCAATCGATGCTAATGGCCAATATTCCGATGCCGCTATCGGCCTTTGGTAAGACTGGTAGTATGTTTCAGCTCTTTGGGGCGATGTCGGTGAACACAATTATGGAGAATGTCATTCAGGAGCTTAGCCTGTTGAGTGATAATACACTAGATGCCTTTGACGCCTTGGGCGTCTATCTGAAGAAGTAG
- a CDS encoding response regulator, whose translation MRYLTLTLLLLLVSRVVLAMEWQAVSLTQLPKPDFSNLSLLLLGLMGGGVALLLLFRWLDGRSQRDVVDAFKVSGVRLPLLFNLLFVVLVSLMAGWVLQFIRAQVEQDIDKSLHTVLHSAHSALVQWVSDHRHGLQDVAENRELVDWVEQQLTLHQQWAPLRSEALLELRRFYSLRQSLSGHKGFFVIAPDGTTIASMREALLGVVNPIAEQQLALFNRALAGETLWVPPLFLLSEEPARRHSRAMFILTPLRNRQGQIIALLADCYEPSGALSTLMANGRLGTSGETYLFNREAMMVTESRFLAELKRSGLLQDHSAILTVKLIDPGVNLLQTPLSLSLSELHSRPLTRMAASATSGQGGIDLTGYRDYRGVNVVGGWYWDSELDIGIATEIDVSEAMASFHAIRVALIAILLFVIVGSGGYTVLIMLQNSRTTRILLQNRDELEQRVGQRTTALLQAKTEAQRAREELQRYLNTIQSLLLVINHRGEIELINPTVAQLVGRECEQLLGCNWFTTCLPQPEGRTVIWPQFEAIFTAQSEPIYYFENHLVASNGMLRLIAWHINYLMDEHEAMSGLIASGTDITEQRAAERQLHQSQRKYQQLVDDIGGKVVLFSVRADDGVIEFFSEGAEQMFAKPVAKMNGHPWMDVVDWNSDHVMAAYHAMEALNRGEISDYSAEVAYTRGDGVECWTEISAHINQGEGGGKTIDGMLVDITERIKMERAMRLSEEQLKFAFEATGEGIWDWDMVTGTVRHNQTWCRMLELGDEYLSHQLDFLVNILHPEDQERVITNIDHSAEYNRPYESVHRMVTASGRTIWVQDRGKVVQFDSRGNPTRLVGSMADITERQQMQQALVKAKEAAEAATEAKSNFLANMSHEIRTPMNAILGMSHLALQTKLTDKQRNYIQKVHLSAEGLLGIINDILDFSKIEAGKMELEQHNFTLDEVMSNVANLIGLKAQEKRLELIFNIAGDVPPALCGDALRLGQILINLGNNAIKFTDSGGEVVFTVSAKERDVDRVELQFSVRDTGIGMTEAQQQRLFESFSQADSSTTRQFGGTGLGLAISQRLANLMQGDIRVDTLFGIGSNFTLTVWLGLQRVGQVDEFEPLDLSLFEQLRVLVVDDNPTTRLVNSSILALVGCRVERVESGEKALRMLQQINQGEDPYQLLLLDWMMPGMNGTEVVKEVHRLDLINPKPKIVVISAYEQEMIHFKMRGLHMDGFLSKPVLRQALLRVVLAAFGRSHESERASNDERSLSEMRPLLQGARLLLVEDNEINQELAVELLEECGLRIEVANHGQEALERLNCDGPFDGVLMDCQMPIMDGYVATRKIREQARFQSLPIIALTANAMSSDRDRVLQAGMNDFISKPFKIGELFTTLVRWIRVGSPEHGAVVAPRNQVVLPSQSAEAQAAEVSPLPPTLPGIDLSAGLALVRGKEALYRRNLHKFVDRYGQFNEQFLQQRQQDREAATRLAHTVKGTAGMLGMVSLQAAAAELEEACKRQPEQIDSALAEVVVQLEQVVQSMAILKGSCE comes from the coding sequence ATGAGGTATCTGACACTCACATTACTGCTGCTGTTAGTGAGTCGTGTCGTGTTAGCAATGGAGTGGCAGGCGGTATCGTTAACGCAACTGCCTAAACCCGATTTTTCTAACCTTAGCCTGCTACTGCTAGGGTTAATGGGGGGCGGCGTGGCGCTGTTACTGCTGTTTCGCTGGCTCGATGGACGCAGCCAGCGCGATGTTGTCGATGCCTTTAAGGTGAGCGGTGTGCGCCTGCCGCTGCTGTTTAATCTGCTATTTGTGGTACTAGTCTCGCTCATGGCGGGGTGGGTGTTGCAGTTCATTCGTGCTCAGGTAGAGCAAGATATCGATAAATCGCTCCACACCGTTCTCCATTCGGCACACTCCGCGCTGGTACAGTGGGTCAGTGATCACCGCCACGGGTTGCAGGATGTGGCCGAAAATCGGGAGCTAGTCGATTGGGTCGAGCAGCAGCTAACGCTCCATCAGCAGTGGGCGCCCCTTCGCAGCGAGGCGCTATTAGAGCTGCGGCGCTTCTATAGCCTGCGACAGAGTTTGAGTGGGCATAAGGGCTTTTTTGTGATTGCGCCCGACGGCACCACTATCGCCTCGATGCGTGAGGCGCTGTTAGGGGTGGTTAATCCGATTGCAGAGCAGCAGCTAGCGCTGTTTAATCGTGCCCTCGCCGGTGAGACCCTCTGGGTACCTCCGCTCTTCCTATTGTCAGAGGAACCGGCTAGGCGTCATAGTCGGGCGATGTTTATTCTGACGCCTCTGCGCAACCGACAGGGGCAGATTATCGCCCTACTTGCCGACTGTTATGAGCCGAGTGGGGCTTTAAGCACCCTCATGGCGAACGGGCGTCTTGGCACTAGCGGCGAGACCTATCTGTTCAATCGTGAGGCGATGATGGTGACCGAGAGTCGCTTTTTAGCCGAGCTAAAGCGCTCTGGGCTGTTGCAGGATCACAGCGCTATTTTGACGGTTAAGTTGATCGATCCGGGGGTGAATCTGCTGCAAACACCGCTATCGCTATCGCTATCGGAGCTGCACTCGCGGCCGCTTACCCGCATGGCTGCGAGTGCGACTAGTGGTCAGGGTGGTATCGACCTTACGGGGTATCGGGACTACCGTGGGGTTAATGTGGTGGGGGGGTGGTACTGGGACAGCGAGTTAGATATCGGCATCGCCACTGAAATCGATGTGAGTGAGGCGATGGCCTCGTTTCATGCCATTCGGGTGGCGCTGATTGCTATTTTACTGTTTGTGATTGTCGGTTCCGGTGGCTACACCGTGCTAATTATGTTGCAAAATAGCCGCACCACCCGAATTTTGCTGCAAAATCGTGATGAGCTAGAGCAGCGGGTAGGGCAGCGCACCACCGCACTGCTGCAGGCGAAAACGGAGGCGCAGCGAGCAAGAGAGGAGCTGCAGCGCTATCTCAATACCATTCAGAGCCTGCTACTGGTGATTAACCACCGTGGAGAGATTGAGCTCATCAATCCGACGGTTGCCCAGCTCGTGGGCAGAGAGTGTGAGCAGCTACTCGGGTGCAACTGGTTTACGACCTGCCTGCCGCAGCCCGAGGGGCGAACGGTGATTTGGCCGCAGTTTGAGGCGATTTTTACCGCTCAAAGCGAGCCTATCTACTATTTTGAGAACCATCTTGTCGCCTCAAATGGGATGTTGCGTCTTATCGCTTGGCATATTAACTATTTAATGGATGAGCATGAGGCTATGAGCGGTCTTATCGCCTCCGGCACCGATATTACCGAGCAGCGGGCAGCCGAACGGCAACTGCATCAGAGTCAGCGCAAATATCAGCAGTTAGTCGATGATATTGGCGGCAAGGTGGTGCTGTTTAGTGTGCGGGCGGACGATGGTGTGATCGAGTTTTTTAGCGAGGGGGCCGAACAGATGTTCGCTAAACCGGTCGCGAAGATGAACGGTCACCCCTGGATGGATGTGGTGGATTGGAATAGTGACCATGTCATGGCGGCCTACCACGCTATGGAGGCGCTCAATCGGGGGGAGATAAGCGACTATAGTGCCGAAGTGGCCTATACCCGTGGTGATGGGGTTGAGTGCTGGACTGAGATTAGCGCTCATATCAATCAGGGTGAGGGTGGGGGGAAGACTATCGATGGCATGCTAGTCGATATCACCGAACGCATTAAGATGGAGCGAGCGATGCGCCTAAGTGAGGAGCAGCTTAAGTTCGCTTTTGAGGCGACCGGTGAGGGAATCTGGGATTGGGATATGGTGACCGGAACAGTGCGCCATAATCAGACTTGGTGCCGTATGCTGGAGTTAGGTGATGAGTATTTGAGCCATCAGCTCGATTTTTTGGTTAACATCCTCCATCCTGAGGATCAGGAGCGGGTGATTACCAATATCGACCACAGTGCCGAGTATAATCGCCCCTATGAGAGCGTGCACCGCATGGTGACCGCCTCCGGTCGTACCATTTGGGTGCAGGATAGAGGCAAAGTGGTCCAGTTCGATAGTCGTGGCAACCCCACTCGACTGGTGGGTAGTATGGCCGATATTACCGAGCGGCAGCAGATGCAGCAGGCGCTCGTTAAGGCGAAAGAGGCCGCCGAGGCGGCGACTGAGGCTAAATCGAACTTTTTAGCCAATATGAGCCACGAAATTCGCACGCCTATGAATGCGATTTTAGGGATGTCTCATCTTGCGCTACAGACTAAATTAACCGATAAGCAGCGCAACTATATTCAAAAAGTACACCTTTCCGCCGAAGGGCTACTGGGAATTATTAATGATATTCTCGATTTCTCTAAAATCGAGGCGGGTAAGATGGAGCTAGAGCAGCACAACTTTACCCTTGATGAGGTGATGAGTAATGTCGCTAATCTTATCGGCCTAAAGGCGCAGGAGAAGCGGCTGGAGCTGATTTTCAATATTGCAGGCGATGTCCCGCCCGCCCTCTGTGGCGATGCGTTACGACTAGGGCAGATCTTAATTAACTTAGGCAATAACGCGATTAAGTTTACCGATAGTGGGGGCGAGGTGGTGTTTACGGTATCGGCTAAAGAGCGCGATGTCGATCGGGTCGAGCTGCAGTTTTCGGTGCGCGATACCGGTATCGGCATGACTGAAGCGCAGCAGCAGCGGCTGTTTGAGTCGTTTAGCCAAGCCGATAGCTCGACTACCCGCCAGTTCGGCGGCACCGGTCTTGGGCTGGCGATTTCGCAACGGCTAGCCAACTTAATGCAGGGCGATATTCGGGTCGATACCCTGTTTGGCATCGGCAGTAACTTTACCCTAACCGTCTGGTTGGGGCTACAGCGGGTGGGGCAGGTCGATGAGTTTGAGCCGCTCGATCTGTCGCTGTTTGAACAGCTACGGGTACTGGTGGTCGATGATAATCCGACTACCCGTCTGGTCAATAGCTCCATTTTAGCCCTGGTCGGGTGTCGGGTGGAGCGGGTCGAGTCGGGGGAGAAGGCGCTACGCATGCTGCAGCAGATTAATCAAGGGGAGGATCCCTATCAGCTACTGCTGCTCGACTGGATGATGCCGGGAATGAATGGCACCGAGGTCGTTAAAGAGGTGCATCGACTCGATCTGATTAATCCTAAACCCAAAATTGTGGTGATCTCGGCCTATGAGCAGGAGATGATCCACTTTAAGATGCGTGGTCTTCACATGGATGGCTTTCTCTCTAAACCGGTGCTCCGGCAGGCGCTGCTTAGGGTGGTGCTAGCCGCTTTTGGTCGCTCTCATGAGAGCGAGAGAGCGTCGAACGACGAGCGCTCATTGAGCGAGATGCGGCCGCTACTGCAGGGGGCTAGGCTGCTGCTAGTGGAGGATAATGAGATTAACCAAGAGTTGGCGGTCGAGCTGCTCGAAGAGTGCGGTTTGAGGATCGAGGTGGCGAACCATGGTCAGGAGGCGCTGGAGAGACTCAACTGTGACGGCCCCTTTGACGGGGTGTTGATGGATTGCCAAATGCCGATTATGGATGGCTATGTGGCGACGCGGAAGATTAGAGAGCAGGCGCGGTTTCAGAGCCTACCGATTATCGCCCTAACGGCCAATGCGATGAGTAGTGACCGTGATAGGGTGCTACAGGCGGGGATGAACGACTTTATCTCTAAACCGTTTAAAATCGGTGAGCTGTTTACCACCTTGGTAAGGTGGATTCGGGTCGGCTCGCCGGAGCATGGCGCTGTTGTCGCGCCGCGCAATCAGGTCGTACTACCGAGCCAGAGCGCAGAGGCTCAAGCTGCGGAGGTATCGCCACTGCCGCCGACACTGCCGGGGATCGATCTAAGCGCAGGATTGGCGCTCGTGCGCGGGAAGGAGGCGCTCTACCGGCGCAATCTACATAAATTCGTTGACCGTTATGGCCAGTTTAACGAGCAGTTTTTACAACAGCGGCAACAAGATAGGGAGGCGGCGACCCGATTAGCGCACACCGTCAAAGGGACAGCGGGAATGTTGGGAATGGTGTCGCTACAAGCGGCGGCCGCCGAACTAGAGGAGGCCTGTAAACGGCAGCCGGAGCAGATCGATAGTGCGCTTGCTGAGGTGGTAGTGCAGTTAGAGCAGGTAGTGCAGAGCATGGCAATATTGAAGGGGAGCTGCGAGTAG
- a CDS encoding response regulator, which translates to MSEQNARLLLVEDEEILADILEDALVSEGYQVTLAEDGLRAWELLERGGCFDTILLDREMPRMDGIELLKRLKQDRRFESIPVIMETSSGDEESVREGLQEGAYYYLTKPFQPELLLSIVSAALQQQREMVQMQRSVEQAEKPFAYLRQGVFHFRTIEEAKMLAQFFAKACPHPQKSIIGLQELLINAVEHGNLAISYQEKTHFVLESTLTDEIERRLGLPEYAERQVEVEIERSEERVQFTIRDQGEGFDWEKYLEFDPSRLFDPHGRGIAMSKQMSFDTLEYRGNGNTVVVSITR; encoded by the coding sequence ATGAGTGAGCAAAATGCCAGACTACTGCTAGTCGAAGATGAGGAGATTTTAGCCGATATTCTGGAAGATGCGCTAGTGAGCGAAGGGTATCAGGTCACGCTAGCTGAAGATGGCCTTCGTGCCTGGGAGCTGCTAGAGCGGGGCGGCTGCTTTGACACCATCTTACTAGATCGCGAAATGCCGCGCATGGACGGTATCGAACTGCTAAAACGGCTCAAACAGGATAGACGCTTTGAGTCGATTCCGGTGATTATGGAGACCTCCTCCGGAGATGAAGAGAGTGTGCGCGAGGGGTTGCAGGAGGGGGCCTACTACTATTTGACCAAGCCGTTTCAGCCAGAGCTACTGCTGTCGATTGTGAGCGCTGCTCTACAGCAGCAGCGCGAGATGGTACAGATGCAACGAAGCGTCGAACAGGCCGAGAAGCCGTTTGCCTATCTTAGACAGGGGGTGTTCCATTTTCGCACTATTGAGGAGGCGAAGATGCTAGCGCAGTTCTTTGCTAAAGCGTGCCCTCATCCACAAAAGAGCATTATCGGACTGCAAGAGCTACTGATTAATGCGGTTGAACACGGTAATTTGGCGATTAGCTATCAGGAGAAGACCCACTTCGTGCTAGAGAGTACCCTAACTGACGAAATTGAGCGGCGCTTAGGGTTGCCAGAGTATGCAGAACGGCAAGTTGAGGTCGAAATCGAGCGTAGCGAAGAGCGGGTACAGTTCACGATTCGGGATCAGGGGGAGGGGTTCGACTGGGAGAAGTATCTTGAGTTTGATCCGAGTCGGCTGTTTGACCCCCACGGTCGCGGTATCGCGATGTCGAAGCAGATGAGTTTTGACACGCTAGAGTATCGTGGCAACGGTAATACCGTGGTTGTTAGTATCACTCGTTAG